One Sediminicola sp. YIK13 DNA segment encodes these proteins:
- a CDS encoding MFS transporter: MVQKDKWAWAWVPVLYFTQGLPYILVVSVSVIMYKKLGISNADIGFYTSWLYLPWVLKPLWSPFVDLKSTKRNWFLSMQLLISVALLGVALTLPTNIFFMTSLACFWMAAFASATNDIASDGYYMIGLTEKKQSFFVGMRSTFYRLAMVTGQGLIVILAGFLENYYGDNTKAWSITMTCTAFLMLLLTLSNFFVTPKFETSLAIPQDKPASFLEVFSSFFKKPHLGIALAFILCYRLGESQLVKMASPFLLDDVAEGGLGYSTEAVGTIYGTVGVIMLSIGGILGGILISRDGLKKWMLPMVLSLNVPNALYAVLALTNTTNIVAVVATVVLEQFGYGFGFAAFLIFLIYTAEGTSKTSHYAIATGFMALGMMIPGMISGYIQEWLGYGGFFIWVVIAALPALFLLKFIKYPADYGKKTAPTND; this comes from the coding sequence ATGGTTCAAAAAGACAAATGGGCATGGGCATGGGTACCCGTACTTTATTTTACCCAAGGACTTCCCTATATTTTAGTTGTCAGCGTATCGGTGATCATGTACAAAAAACTGGGTATCAGCAATGCAGATATCGGTTTTTATACCAGCTGGCTCTATCTGCCCTGGGTGCTAAAACCATTATGGAGTCCGTTTGTAGATCTTAAAAGCACAAAACGCAATTGGTTCCTCAGTATGCAACTCCTCATTTCAGTTGCCTTACTGGGCGTAGCCCTTACGCTACCTACCAATATTTTCTTTATGACTTCCCTCGCTTGTTTCTGGATGGCGGCTTTTGCCTCTGCCACCAATGACATTGCCTCGGATGGATATTATATGATCGGACTTACAGAAAAGAAACAGTCCTTTTTTGTGGGGATGCGGAGTACCTTTTATCGGTTGGCCATGGTAACCGGTCAGGGCCTTATCGTGATCTTGGCCGGATTTCTCGAAAATTACTACGGAGACAATACCAAGGCATGGTCCATTACCATGACCTGTACCGCTTTCTTAATGCTGTTGCTTACCCTATCAAACTTTTTTGTTACCCCAAAGTTCGAAACATCCTTGGCCATCCCACAAGATAAACCTGCCAGTTTTTTGGAGGTCTTTTCCTCATTTTTCAAAAAGCCACATCTGGGTATTGCCCTTGCTTTTATTTTGTGTTATCGCTTAGGAGAATCACAGTTGGTAAAAATGGCTTCCCCTTTTTTATTGGATGATGTAGCCGAGGGCGGCCTTGGTTACTCTACAGAAGCGGTTGGGACCATCTATGGAACGGTTGGTGTTATTATGCTTTCTATTGGAGGAATTTTGGGCGGAATATTGATTTCTCGTGATGGGTTAAAAAAATGGATGCTGCCCATGGTACTATCCTTGAATGTGCCCAACGCCCTTTATGCTGTTTTGGCGCTGACAAATACTACAAATATTGTGGCCGTGGTAGCTACGGTAGTATTGGAACAATTCGGCTATGGTTTTGGTTTTGCAGCCTTTTTAATATTTCTGATCTATACCGCCGAAGGGACTTCCAAAACCTCACACTATGCCATTGCCACAGGTTTTATGGCCCTGGGAATGATGATCCCGGGAATGATAAGTGGCTATATCCAAGAATGGTTGGGGTATGGTGGCTTTTTTATCTGGGTGGTCATTGCTGCCCTCCCTGCCCTATTTTTGCTGAAATTCATAAAATATCCTGCCGATTACGGTAAAAAAACAGCCCCGACCAATGACTAG